The sequence TAATAATAACTATatattgattgttttttttaacttttacttgtttgaaaaatatacttaGTCACCTATGAAGTATCTTAGATACAACAACATTTATACTAAATCTAGCGTTAcgcacaaggaaaaaaaataaaaaataaaaactaaacacttaccttatatttatatgttaatcaaattttttgtttaattagtaaagtatttttttattatactaattaaaaaaattgaaattgattttctcttcaattctttattttcatcttccccccccccccctaaattAAAATCCAGGCTCCGCCGCTGACTCCATATGGCTGAGTGGAAATACTGGACTCAACTAATAGCTTGGacaaattcagcaaaaaaaattaatagcttGGACAAAGGGCCAAAGGCCAATAATCTTGCGTAAGCCATTACATTTTTCCTGCTTTCATTATCTAATTATAGAAACTGTATAACACATGGATCCTATATCTCTAATGGGTCAACCTCATTAATTTCCTGGTCAGCTTCCTCAACCAAATAGACAAAACTTGCTGACcaaaaagatgaagatgattggAAGAAATTTCTCATATGAACTCTATAAATTAAGGCTTTTCAGTGTAAAAGAAAGctaactgagagagagagaatggaggAGAAGAAAGGTGAAGTTGTCCTGTTTGGAACATGGACCAGCCCAATCTGCACTAGAGTTGAGCTAGCCCTTAAACTAAAAGGCATACCCTATGAGTATGTGGAGGAAgatttgaaaaacaaaagtgaGTTGCTCCTTAGCCACAATCCAGTCCACAAGAAAGTACCTGTACTTGTTCACAATGGGAAATCCATTGCTGAGTCACTAATTATTCTTGAATACATAGAAGAGTGCTGGAATACCACCCCAAAACTATTGCCTGAGGATCCTCACCAAAGGGCAAAACTCCGTTTTTGGGCCAATTATTACGATCAAAAGGTGGgttttttctctccctcacaCACACAATTTCGATGCTATTGTGTATTGAACACAATATGAACATGATATATGTTCAAAATTGGTTTAGTGTTGATCTTGTATCCCATCCAGTGCACTAAAACATTAGATGGAGACCTTGCCCCTTTGGTTAACTAATTctataaagataaaataaacaaacatttgTACTCTCCTCTTTGTTGATTTGCTACTTCAACCGATTATGTAGCATTTGTGTGCAAACACTAATAAAAGCATTTTGGTGTCATCAGGTTGTGCCAATCTTCTACATCATCGCCACGGCCAAAGGCAAGGAGGAAATAGAGAAAGCCATTGAAGACTTGAGCCAAGTGCTTAAGGTGTTTGAAGAAGGTATTGAAAAGGATTTTCCAGGGCAGAACCCATTCTTCAATGGCGATAGCTTAGGGTATCTTGGTATCTCTATTGGCTCACATGGATGCAACTACAAAGCTGTTCATGAGATCGTGGATGCGGTAGTCATATCAGAAAAGAACCCAAAGTTTCTATCATGGATCAATGCTCTGAAGAACTGCCCTCTGATGGAGGAGACACTACCGCCTCATGACAAATTGGTTGCCAGGTTCAAAGTCTTTCTTCCATCTGCTCAAGCTTAATATTGAAGCGGAAAGACAGGCTTACCATGTATCAAGCTCTGATTGATGATGGTTGTACCTtttaattgttagaaataaatcCTTTGTCTCTTagccaaaaaattaaatgtaagCAGAACTATGGTGCTACTGTTTGGTTTCTATAAAGGGTTGGCTGAGTGTTTTGTTTCTACTGTTCAATGCTTAAAACTCGCATATGTTAGAAAGATTTCCATTAAAGTTAGAAATTGCAGCTTGTTGAAATTGCAGAGAGAGAACAGAGACTTTTCTCAAGGATGCCTTTCAATAGTCATTGTCATTGTATGGCTGTAAGATTTTTCTTAAGCTAGAAATAAATGTATATCCAGCATGTAGCAGCCCTTCTTGACATTCCAAGCAATTATCAACTCACAATGTTCCCCAGACTTTAAGGGCTGACCAAGGAAACCGTCCATCTAAGACATCACTGCAAGAAAGCCCAAACAGGAGGAAGAACGCAAGTCTACACATAAGCcaaccaaggaagtcaatctCACCAAAGGCTGTACCATTTTGGCCAGCAAAAAGATATATTTCAATACCGATGTATCGTTTTAGATTTACcgttatttaaaatatatataatatatatattatttgtatatattttaaaaataaataaataaatattatttgtatgTTTATAACTTTAATTATTTGGTAAAAGTTAATTTGTTAAGCCATTAAACTTGTTAAGCTTATGAGCACTAGCATTGGAGTACGTAAACACTTCTCAGTTGCTATCTTACAACCTAAGCCACCCATAATCCACTTCATCGGggtttgtaaacttaaaaaaaatatgcaaccttactatgaaaaatatatattattttaatacgTGTGTGAAGAGAAAATATGAGCAGCGAAAAAGAGAGGATAacactttttattatttgattaggtagtttgtattattttactagattgtatgtaaaaataaaaattggaatgtaaagtgagttgtaaaataagttggtaaaatagataaagtagtgtttgaaaatatatatatatatatatatatatatatatatatatatttttttttttttttttttttttgcactctCGGATGCTAATGTTGTaagtttaatataaaaaatatgaacaaagATAAAAGtataagacaaaaaaagaaaataaaa comes from Castanea sativa cultivar Marrone di Chiusa Pesio chromosome 3, ASM4071231v1 and encodes:
- the LOC142629562 gene encoding glutathione S-transferase U10-like yields the protein MEEKKGEVVLFGTWTSPICTRVELALKLKGIPYEYVEEDLKNKSELLLSHNPVHKKVPVLVHNGKSIAESLIILEYIEECWNTTPKLLPEDPHQRAKLRFWANYYDQKVVPIFYIIATAKGKEEIEKAIEDLSQVLKVFEEGIEKDFPGQNPFFNGDSLGYLGISIGSHGCNYKAVHEIVDAVVISEKNPKFLSWINALKNCPLMEETLPPHDKLVARFKVFLPSAQA